Proteins co-encoded in one Coregonus clupeaformis isolate EN_2021a chromosome 17, ASM2061545v1, whole genome shotgun sequence genomic window:
- the LOC121586391 gene encoding elongation factor 1-alpha-like, protein MGKEKIHINIVVIGHVDSGKSTTTGHLIYKCGGIDKRTIEKFEKEAAEMGKGSFKYAWVLDKLKAERERGITIDISLWKFETAKYYVTIIDAPGHRDFIKNMITGTSQADCAVLIVAGGVGEFEAGISKNGQTREHALLAYTLGVKQLIVGVNKMDSTEPPYSQKRFEEIQKEVSTYIKKIGYNPATVAFVPISGWHGDNMLEASPNMGWFKGWKVERKEGGANGVTLLEALDSILAPSRPTDKPLRLPLQDVYKIGGIGTVPVGRVETGTLKAGMIVTFAPANVTTEVKSVEMHHETLEAALPGDNVGFNVKNVSVKDIRRGNVAGDSKNDPPMEAGNFTAQVIILNHPGTISQGYAPVLDCHTAHIACKFSELKEKIDRRSGKKLEDNPKALKSGDAAIIVMVPGKPMCVESFAAYPPLGRFAVRDMRQTVAVGVIKAVDKKAASTGKVTKSAVKAAKAK, encoded by the exons ATGGGAAAGGAAAAGATCCACATCAACATCGTGGTCATTGGCCATGTCGACTCTGGCAAGTCCACCACCACCGGCCATCTGATCTACAAATGCGGGGGCATTGACAAGAGAACCATTGAAAAGTTCGAGAAGGAGGCTGCTGAG ATGGGTAAGGGCTCGTTCAAGTATGCCTGGGTGCTGGACAAGCTGAAGGCAGAGCGTGAGCGTGGTATCACCATCGACATTTCCCTGTGGAAGTTTGAGACCGCCAAGTACTACGTCACCATCATTGATGCCCCCGGACACAGAGACttcatcaagaacatgatcacTGGTACCTCTCAG GCTGATTGCGCTGTGCTGATCGTTGCTGGTGGTGTGGGTGAGTTTGAGGCCGGTATCTCAAAGAACGGCCAGACTCGTGAGCACGCTCTCCTGGCCTACACTCTAGGAGTGAAGCAGCTCATCGTTGGAGTCAACAAGATGGACTCCACCGAGCCCCCCTACAGCCAGAAGCGTTTTGAGGAAATCCAGAAGGAAGTCAGCACCTACATCAAGAAGATCGGCTACAACCCTGCCACAGTCGCCTTTGTGCCAATCTCTGGATGGCATGGGGACAACATGCTGGAGGCTAGCCCCAAC ATGGGCTGGTTCAAGGGATGGAAGGTTGAGCGTAAGGAGGGTGGCGCTAACGGTGTGACCCTTCTGGAGGCTCTGGACTCTATCCTGGCCCCCTCCCGCCCCACCGACAAGCCCCTCCGTCTGCCCCTGCAGGATGTCTACAAAATCGGAG GTATTGGAACAGTACCCGTGGGCCGTGTGGAGACTGGCACCCTGAAGGCCGGTATGATCGTCACCTTCGCCCCCGCTAATGTGACCACTGAAGTCAAGTCTGTGGAGATGCACCACGAGACCCTGGAAGCTGCTCTCCCCGGTGACAACGTCGGCTTCAACGTCAAGAACGTGTCCGTCAAGGATATCCGTCGGGGCAACGTGGCTGGAGACAGCAAGAACGACCCTCCAATGGAGGCCGGCAACTTCACAGCTCAG GTCATCATCCTGAACCACCCGGGCACCATCTCCCAGGGCTATGCCCCCGTGCTGGATTGCCATACCGCTCACATTGCCTGCAAGTTCAGCGAGCTCAAGGAGAAGATCGACCGTCGTTCAGGCAAGAAGCTTGAGGACAATCCCAAGGCCCTGAAGTCTGGAGACGCCGCCATCATCGTCATGGTGCCAGGAAAGCCCATGTGTGTGGAGAGCTTTGCCGCCTACCCTCCCCTCG GTCGTTTCGCCGTGCGTGACATGAGGCAAACCGTGGCTGTTGGTGTCATCAAGGCCGTCGACAAGAAGGCTGCCAGCACTGGCAAGGTGACCAAGTCCGCCGTTAAGGCCGCCAAAGCTAAATGA
- the LOC121585758 gene encoding cyclic GMP-AMP synthase isoform X1 translates to MNRTTPQRRSSSRRQTSVPSTPSREPQTTAPSRALARTPSTPVDLQPSLGREAEEGGYLDREDGDGGSTIEDSQTGASLGQQTDGNSSTPATPNSPLPRQRPHLTGDELAPISQELARWIRLRAQDLKLRQSDRQWAVDLVNHLRDSLLVFLKNSDEQPYFQSASVLNSGSYYEMVKIHNPNEFDMMLKLQSPSRLKMTELDQYHGLFYEVALSRRTRSHIRSFLLEDGLTISASKIISEMHRLVRKFISTYKAVPGSSWRWVVNRKRPNSPAVTLSLLEVDDGKEELLSVDVVPALEVPSSQGWPLAARAGPDVNNWLGKKTRRSLTHQTCFFVPKKPPGRNLSEAAKESWRISFSHIEKELIRTHGNKRTCCESSTTKCCRKQCFKLLKCLIEGLKKRYPQELDALCSYHGKTAFLHNLSIRAQDSLWTPHQLPACFMHLLGALEGHAKSGLLPHFFVPTSNLFAPPTFPRKALVFLTEALEEQRRQGLPLLMPPAPAPPLAVHSPSNSQPQPSPVVQQTPVIQPPQVIETKSFVKMFKIVALVVVLVCVVCYLL, encoded by the exons ATGAACAGAACCACACCTCAGAGGAGATCATCCTCCAGGAGACAGACCTCAGTTCCATCCACACCCTCTAGAGAGCCCCAGACAACTGCTCCATCACGGGCCCTCGCCAGGACCCCGTCCACCCCTGTCGACCTCCAACCTAGCCtgggcagagaggcagaggagggtggGTATCTGGACAGAGAAGATGGAGATGGAGGTAGCACCATAGAGGACTCTCAGACTGGGGCATCGCTGGGTCAGCAGACTGATGGAAACTCCAGTACCCCAGCCACACCCAACTCACCCCTCCCTAGGCAGAGACCACACCTGACAG GGGATGAGCTGGCCCCTATCTCCCAAGAGCTGGCCCGCTGGATCAGGCTTCGGGCCCAGGACCTCAAGCTCCGCCAGAGTGACCGCCAGTGGGCCGTGGACTTGGTCAACCATCTCCGGGACAGCCTGCTGGTCTTCCTCAAGAACAGTGACGAGCAGCCCTACTTCCAGTCAGCCTCTGTGCTCAACAGTGGTTCATACTACGAGATGGTTAAG ATACACAACCCAAATGAGTTTGACATGATGTTGAAGCTCCAGTCTCCTTCCCGCCTCAAAATGACTGAGCTGGACCAATACCACGGCCTGTTCTATGAAGTCGCCCTATCCCGACGAACACGTTCCCACATACGGTCTTTCCTATTGGAAGATGGGCTCACCATCTCAGCCAGCAAGATCATAAGTGAAATGCACCGTCTGGTCCGCAAGTTCATCAGCACCTACAAAG CAGTGCCTGGAAGTAGCTGGCGTTGGGTTGTGAATAGGAAGCGTCCAAACTCTCCAGCGGTGACCCTTTCCTTGTTGGAGGTGGATGATGGGAAAGAGGAACTACTTTCTGTGGATGTGGTGCCCGCCTTGGAAGTGCCCTCCTCACAGGGCTGGCCTCTGGCTGCCCGCGCCGGCCCAGATGTGAACAACTGGCTGGGGAAGAAGACCCGACGCTCTCTCACCCACCAAACTTGCTTCTTTGTGCCCAAGAAACCACCAGGGCGCAACCTCAGTGAGGCAGCTAAAG AGAGTTGGAGGATTTCCTTTTCTCACATAGAAAAGGAACTAATCAGGACTCATGGGAACAAGAGGACCTGCTGTGAGAGCTCTACCACCAAGTGCTGCCG tAAGCAGTGCTTTAAGCTCCTCAAGTGTCTGATCGAGGGACTGAAGAAACGCTATCCTCAGGAGCTGGATGCTTTGTGCTCCTACCACGGGAAGACAGCTTTCCTACACAACCTTTCCATCAGGGCCCAGGACTCCCTGTGGACGCCCCATCAGCTGCCTGCCTGCTTCATGCACCTCCTAGGGGCCCTGGAGGGCCACGCGAAGTCCGGCCTCCTCCCCCACTTCTTTGTCCCCACCTCCAACCTCTTCGCCCCACCGACCTTCCCACGCAAAGCTCTGGTGTTTCTGACTGAGGCTTTggaggagcagaggagacagGGGCTTCCCCTTTTAATGCCCCCGGCTCCTGCCCCACCACTGGCAGTACACTCCCCCAGTAACTCCCAGCCCCAGCCATCCCCTGTTGTACAGCAGACTCCTGTTATCCAGCCACCCCAAGTTATTGAGACAAAATCCTTTGTGAAAATGTTCAAAATTGTAGCTTTGGTTGTGGTTTTGGTCTGTGTTGTTTGTTACCTCTTGTAG
- the LOC121585758 gene encoding cyclic GMP-AMP synthase isoform X2, whose translation MNRTTPQRRSSSRRQTSVPSTPSREPQTTAPSRALARTPSTPVDLQPSLGREAEEGGYLDREDGDGGSTIEDSQTGASLGQQTDGNSSTPATPNSPLPRQRPHLTGDELAPISQELARWIRLRAQDLKLRQSDRQWAVDLVNHLRDSLLVFLKNSDEQPYFQSASVLNSGSYYEMVKIHNPNEFDMMLKLQSPSRLKMTELDQYHGLFYEVALSRRTRSHIRSFLLEDGLTISASKIISEMHRLVRKFISTYKVPGSSWRWVVNRKRPNSPAVTLSLLEVDDGKEELLSVDVVPALEVPSSQGWPLAARAGPDVNNWLGKKTRRSLTHQTCFFVPKKPPGRNLSEAAKESWRISFSHIEKELIRTHGNKRTCCESSTTKCCRKQCFKLLKCLIEGLKKRYPQELDALCSYHGKTAFLHNLSIRAQDSLWTPHQLPACFMHLLGALEGHAKSGLLPHFFVPTSNLFAPPTFPRKALVFLTEALEEQRRQGLPLLMPPAPAPPLAVHSPSNSQPQPSPVVQQTPVIQPPQVIETKSFVKMFKIVALVVVLVCVVCYLL comes from the exons ATGAACAGAACCACACCTCAGAGGAGATCATCCTCCAGGAGACAGACCTCAGTTCCATCCACACCCTCTAGAGAGCCCCAGACAACTGCTCCATCACGGGCCCTCGCCAGGACCCCGTCCACCCCTGTCGACCTCCAACCTAGCCtgggcagagaggcagaggagggtggGTATCTGGACAGAGAAGATGGAGATGGAGGTAGCACCATAGAGGACTCTCAGACTGGGGCATCGCTGGGTCAGCAGACTGATGGAAACTCCAGTACCCCAGCCACACCCAACTCACCCCTCCCTAGGCAGAGACCACACCTGACAG GGGATGAGCTGGCCCCTATCTCCCAAGAGCTGGCCCGCTGGATCAGGCTTCGGGCCCAGGACCTCAAGCTCCGCCAGAGTGACCGCCAGTGGGCCGTGGACTTGGTCAACCATCTCCGGGACAGCCTGCTGGTCTTCCTCAAGAACAGTGACGAGCAGCCCTACTTCCAGTCAGCCTCTGTGCTCAACAGTGGTTCATACTACGAGATGGTTAAG ATACACAACCCAAATGAGTTTGACATGATGTTGAAGCTCCAGTCTCCTTCCCGCCTCAAAATGACTGAGCTGGACCAATACCACGGCCTGTTCTATGAAGTCGCCCTATCCCGACGAACACGTTCCCACATACGGTCTTTCCTATTGGAAGATGGGCTCACCATCTCAGCCAGCAAGATCATAAGTGAAATGCACCGTCTGGTCCGCAAGTTCATCAGCACCTACAAAG TGCCTGGAAGTAGCTGGCGTTGGGTTGTGAATAGGAAGCGTCCAAACTCTCCAGCGGTGACCCTTTCCTTGTTGGAGGTGGATGATGGGAAAGAGGAACTACTTTCTGTGGATGTGGTGCCCGCCTTGGAAGTGCCCTCCTCACAGGGCTGGCCTCTGGCTGCCCGCGCCGGCCCAGATGTGAACAACTGGCTGGGGAAGAAGACCCGACGCTCTCTCACCCACCAAACTTGCTTCTTTGTGCCCAAGAAACCACCAGGGCGCAACCTCAGTGAGGCAGCTAAAG AGAGTTGGAGGATTTCCTTTTCTCACATAGAAAAGGAACTAATCAGGACTCATGGGAACAAGAGGACCTGCTGTGAGAGCTCTACCACCAAGTGCTGCCG tAAGCAGTGCTTTAAGCTCCTCAAGTGTCTGATCGAGGGACTGAAGAAACGCTATCCTCAGGAGCTGGATGCTTTGTGCTCCTACCACGGGAAGACAGCTTTCCTACACAACCTTTCCATCAGGGCCCAGGACTCCCTGTGGACGCCCCATCAGCTGCCTGCCTGCTTCATGCACCTCCTAGGGGCCCTGGAGGGCCACGCGAAGTCCGGCCTCCTCCCCCACTTCTTTGTCCCCACCTCCAACCTCTTCGCCCCACCGACCTTCCCACGCAAAGCTCTGGTGTTTCTGACTGAGGCTTTggaggagcagaggagacagGGGCTTCCCCTTTTAATGCCCCCGGCTCCTGCCCCACCACTGGCAGTACACTCCCCCAGTAACTCCCAGCCCCAGCCATCCCCTGTTGTACAGCAGACTCCTGTTATCCAGCCACCCCAAGTTATTGAGACAAAATCCTTTGTGAAAATGTTCAAAATTGTAGCTTTGGTTGTGGTTTTGGTCTGTGTTGTTTGTTACCTCTTGTAG
- the LOC121586393 gene encoding 60S ribosomal protein L11: MAVSTAFTHKMEQSEKKENPMRELRIRKLCMNICVGESGDRLTRAAKVLEQLTGQTPVFSKARYTVRSFGIRRNEKIAVHCTVRGAKAEEILEKGLKVREYELRKNNFSDTGNFGFGIQEHIDLGIKYDPSIGIYGLDFYVVLGRPGFSIADKKQKTGRIGFRHRIRKEEAMRWFQQKYDGIILPGK; encoded by the exons ATGGCGGTGAGTACAGCGTTTACACATAAAATG GAACAGAGCGAGAAAAAGGAGAACCCCATGCGTGAGCTTCGCATCCGCAAGCTCTGTATGAACATCTGTGTTGGGGAGAGTGGTGACAGACTGACCCGTGCTGCTAAGGTGCTTGAGCAGCTCACAGGCCAGACGCCTGTCTTCTCCAAGG CCCGCTACACTGTGCGATCCTTCGGCATCCGCAGAAATGAAAAGATTGCTGTCCACTGTACCGTCCGTGGAGCTAAGGCTGAGGAGATCCTGGAGAAGGGACTCAAG GTGCGTGAGTACGAGTTGCGGAAGAACAACTTCTCTGACACTGGGAACTTCGGCTTTGGCATCCAGGAACACATTGATCTAGGAATCAAGTATGACCCCAGCATCGGTATCTATGGACTGGACTTCTACGTT GTCTTGGGCAGACCCGGCTTCAGCATTGCTGACAAGAAGCAGAAAACCGGTCGCATCGGTTTCAGGCACCGCATCCGCAAAGAGGAGGCCATGCGCTGGTTCCAGCAGAAG TATGATGGGATCATCCTCCCCGGGAAGTAA
- the LOC121586394 gene encoding kelch-like protein 31 has product MAPKKKANRTKKITMEPVVAQETTVTTQMAGGVVVVEGVKKIEEMAALDIVQLNHLNLPLPPPVIKPGEKGLGLGCEVTRPLHGNALLEELSRMRQERFLTDLELACKTKAFDVHKLVISSVSQYFREILAKDSGMKRLELPSLSPLGLANVITFAYLGRVHMSLYTIGCTVSAAATLQIPQLLQMCMDFLLAEMNVQTCVYVWNIGAAYGLIPVRDAARRFVLENFVAFTETPLFNQLTLEQITAFLQEDSLLLPSEVTAFQLAMKWLDFDPKRQVHAAELLSHVRFETIPASELVSEIQPVARMMMDPHCHRLLVDAMNYHLLPYQQNTLQSRRTQVRGGQATLLTVGGRPSITERALSRVVLWRDPREGVATWRHLSQLPAKSFNQCVAVMDGFLYVAGGEDQNDARNQAKHAVSTLSRYDPRFNTWLHLASMRQRRTHFSLVATGGRLYAIGGRNVEGLLATTESYLPSSNTWQLKTPMEVPRCCHTSAVLPSGDILVTGGYINCAYSRSVACYNIETDTWSEKASLETPRGWHCSSTLGGKVYVVGGSQLGPSGDRVDVLSMEVFSPENGEWSQASPLPLGVSTAGLSPLGEQLYLLGGWNEAEKRYKAAVQKYTPATDSWSMEEDLPEATVGVSCCALTLPPRHAPRRQQHRNTPATKEEQPQRKSHVVPQPITA; this is encoded by the exons ATGGCCCCCAAGAAGAAGGCCAATCGTACAAAGAAGATTACCATGGAGCCAGTCGTCGCCCAGGAGACCACTGTCACCACTCAGATGGCaggaggagtggtggtggtggagggcgTGAAGAAGATCGAGGAAATGGCCGCACTGGACATCGTGCAGCTTAATCATCTCAACCTCCCCCTGCCCCCTCCCGTCATCAAGCCCGGAGAGAAGGGCCTGGGCCTGGGCTGTGAGGTGACCCGCCCCCTCCACGGCAATGCCCTGCTGGAGGAGCTGAGCCGCATGCGCCAGGAGCGCTTCCTCACCGACCTGGAGCTGGCCTGTAAGACCAAGGCTTTCGACGTGCACAAGCTGGTCATTTCGTCCGTCAGCCAGTACTTCAGGGAGATCCTGGCCAAGGACTCCGGAATGAAGCGTCTAGAGCTGCCCTCACTCTCCCCCCTTG GCCTGGCCAACGTGATCACATTTGCCTACCTGGGCCGCGTCCACATGTCTCTGTACACCATCGGCTGTACTGTGTCAGCTGCTGCCACCCTCCAGATCCCCCAGCTGCTCCAGATGTGCATGGACTTCCTGCTGGCCGAGATGAATGTGCAGACGTGCGTGTACGTGTGGAACATCGGCGCCGCCTACGGCTTGATTCCTGTACGCGATGCTGCCCGCCGCTTTGTGCTGGAGAACTTTGTTGCGTTCACCGAGACGCCCCTGTTCAACCAGCTGACCCTGGAACAGATCACAGCCTTCCTCCAGGAGGACAGCCTGCTGCTTCCATCTGAAGTCACCGCCTTCCAG TTGGCCATGAAGTGGCTGGACTTCGACCCCAAGCGTCAGGTGCACGCCGCCGAGCTGCTGTCCCATGTGCGCTTCGAGACCATCCCTGCCAGCGAGTTGGTCAGCGAGATCCAGCCCGTGGCAAGGATGATGATGGACCCTCACTGCCACCGCCTGCTGGTGGACGCCATGAACTACCACCTGCTGCCCTACCAGCAGAACACGCTGCAGTCTCGCCGCACGCAGGTGCGTGGCGGACAGGCCACCCTGCTGACTGTTGGGGGGCGTCCCTCCATCACCGAGCGGGCACTGAGCAGAGTG GTGCTGTGGAGAGACCCACGTGAGGGTGTGGCCACCTGGCGCCACCTGTCCCAGCTGCCCGCTAAGAGCTTCAACCAGTGTGTGGCTGTGATGGATGGCTTCCTGTACGTGGCCGGAGGAGAGGACCAGAACGATGCACGCAACCAGGCCAAGCACGCTGTCAGCACCCTCAGCAG GTACGACCCTCGCTTCAACACCTGGCTGCATCTGGCTAGCATGCGCCAGCGCCGCACCCACTTCAGCCTGGTGGCCACTGGAGGGCGCCTGTACGCCATCGGTGGCCGCAACGTGGAGGGCCTGCTGGCCACCACCGAGAGCTACCTGCCCTCCTCCAACACCTGGCAGCTCAAGACGCCCATGGAGGTGCCACGTTGCTGCCACACCAGTGCCGTGCTGCCCTCTGGAGACATCCTGGTGACCGGCGGCTACATCAACTGCGCCTACTCGCGCTCCGTGGCATGCTACAACATTGAGACGGACACGTGGAGTGAGAAGGCCAGCCTGGAGACCCCCCGAGGATGGCACTGCTCCTCCACCCTGGGAGGGAAGGTATACGTGGTGGGTGGTAGCCAGCTGGGCCCCAGCGGAGACCGTGTGGACGTCCTGTCCATGGAGGTGTTCTCCCCAGAGAACGGTGAGTGGAGCCAGGCCTCCCCCCTGCCCCTGGGCGTGAGCACAGCAGGCCTGTCACCCCTCGGGGAACAGCTGTACCTGCTGGGTGGCTGGAACGAGGCCGAGAAGCGCTACAAGGCGGCCGTGCAGAAGTACACCCCGGCAACCGACAGCTGGTCCATGGAGGAGGATCTGCCCGAGGCCACTGTGGGTGTATCCTGCTGCGCCCTGACCCTCCCACCCCGCCACGCCCCCCGCAGGCAACAGCACCGCAATACCCCAGCAACCAAGGAGGAGCAGCCACAGAGAAAGAGCCATGTGGTCCCACAGCCCATCACTGCCTGA